GGTGACTATAGCCCCAATCCAGCAAGTCACATAagcgcatgcttaactttaagcatgagtagtcccattgacgtAAGTGGGACCACTCATATGCTTAGTTAatcatgtacttaagtgctttgctggatggtCCTGTATTAACAGCAAAGCCTTTGGGACAAATGGAATGAAATTTACATTCCAAATGTCTTTGTATTTGGGGTGTTTAGTCAATATTTGTGGAAAGAGAGTGTTCTGTTCTGTTGTATTTAGCAGCTTTTTGATTATTGTACTAGCTAAACCTGAACGTATTAGTAGGAGCTAGTTTAAAAAGTGGACTGAATATGAAACTTTGTCTTCACGTGTAGATGTTGCAAATAGCAGTGTTTCTAGCCAACAAGTCATTTGTCAGCTGActtattgtattttattgtaGGCAGCATAAACCTGAAGAATTTCTGTGTAACCTGGGTCTTGATGTGTATAACATTGTGTGTAATTTTACCCAGTCAGCTACTGCTACGAAACCAAGACCAGAGTACTGTGCTGGAAGCTAGCAAGGTAGTTTGTTTTTTAGTTAACCTCCCCCCTACACAAAAAGACTATAAAATTTTGGTAAGGATTGTGGATATGCTTCTTAAGAATTTGTATGATGATCCTAATTGCTTTAGAAATTGTGTGCGCGGTATTATGGGTATTTGTTTGAAGGATACATGCCAAACTCCCACCCCAAAAATATAGAAGTTGCCTAAAAACAGCTGTGGAGATGTCTTGCAGTTCAGTCTTCCTGTCTTGATATTTGACATCAGGCTGTATTTCCAGCTGGTATTATTAAAATGCAGCCAATTAAGCATTACACAGCTTTCCAGTTTGTATGAGTGGAAATTCTGAAATGATTATAATTTGTAATTAATATGTTTAACTACATATACTAATTAACTGGGTTTTTTTGGTAGTCATTTAAGGCAGTAGTAAAAATCactattgttttcttttaaacttgtGGCCTGAAAATATTAATTGAGACATTAAAATCTGTCACAGTGAATTGAGTTCTTTTTTCTCCTAAAGAAATCTTGAGTGCACTCATGCAAGCTTTCAGTTCGCATTGTACTGGGATTTCATAGTTTGTACCTAAATAAAtctttctccatcttctgaacGAAGGCAGGCTCTTTTTCTTGCCCTgaatctcccctctccccaacctGTTTAGATTTTCCTTCAAAAGAGTGAGGACCATAATCTCACAGTTCTCCCAATCTGAGAATATTTGTTAATGCCATTCCTAGATCTAGACTACTGCTGCATTATTTCAATTATTGTACCTGCCTACTGAGGAAAAAGATGTACATGAAGTAATGACTTAGTGCAAACAAATGGAGCATAGTTCATGTAATGCAATATACCTTCTCCTGAGTAGGGGCAGGAGTTTGAGAAGATATTGTCCCTCTTTTGAATTTTGCAAGCTATGAATTTATGCTTTTTAAGATGCACTTTATCTTGCTAATGGAGATATATTAGGATGCACAACTCTGTAGTAAATTAGAGTGACAGATGAATGCACCTTCTCATCATTGATACTAGCTAACATAGGCACTCATTTGGAGACTGGAAACCCAGGTTTACCCTCTGAtgtgggaagggatagctcagtgctttgagcattggcctgctaaacccagggttgtgagttcagtccttgagggggccatttagggatttggggcaaaaatctgtcaggcacaggtacttggtcctgctgtgaagggcagggactggactcgatgacctttcaaggtcccttccagttctatgagataggtatatctccatataataataaaaaaatgtatctGCTGTTGCCTAATACGAGAGTTGAGGAGtacatagatgctggaactaggggtgctgcctgTGGCTTgatgtggtttccattatatacatggtttacagtttggttaaatgtctctcagcacacacacacacacacacacacctgcactataaaaattgttccagcacccctagaGGGGTATATTCCATCATTTTGCTGATCTTCATAATAGTGCTGGTTTATTACCTATACAGTAATACAAACTACATTGCTCAGCAGGGAAGCCtcttattttcaaaatgtagTAGAGTGGGGAAATTAACATGATTCCTGTTGAACACAGTAGAAAATTCATTAAGTTTCCCACTGTCTTGCCACAGTGTGCTTAACTTTTCGCTGGCCATTGCTGTAGTTCTTAATTTTGACTTTAATCACCAAATCTAGCTATTTCACTGTTGAGAATAGATGCATTTTGcattaatatttagcatttaaatCCCAACTGTTGCATGTCACTAGCTTTGATTCTGATGTGCACCACTCTGAGATAAAGATCAAACTCTTTCTAGCAGTCACCTCTTTGGCCATTTACAGCAGCATTGAACTGCTTTGAAGGGAGTTCTGGTCCCAGAAAACCAGTGGCCATAATGCAGGCCTTGAGAGGAAGTTAAACTAAGTTAAAACCTCTTGAAATGCTAAAAGGCATTTTTAACCAAAATCTTTTTGTGCTTTTGTTGGTTTTTCAGAACACTCTTGGTATGATCGAAATGTCAGGCTTCATTTGTGGCTATGTATCTTGCATGTTTTACTTGGGATCTAGATTTCCCCAGCTGTATAAAAACGTAAGTATATTTTTGAGAGAGTTCACTTAAATTGCATAGTGCTTCCTGTTGCTTGATGCACTGGAATCTTCCTCTCACTGAACACAAACTTCCATTTCCATTTGAAATCTGAACTTTGCATTTGGGACTATCTGAAATGGGAAGAGGCAAGGAAGGAAAACTGTTTTCCCCCAAAAAGAGAGAGGTGCAGATTCCAGAAAGATGCACAGCTTTCAGAGAGGACAAGAGAAGTAGATCTGAATTTATAAGGGTGGGGCAGAGGCATGCATTGCACATGAAAAACAAACATGCAGTTTACAGCTCTAGATTGCCAAGTGTTCTACTAAATAAGTAAGTAAACAATGTAGAGAGTTTATAGAGTATAATGAGTTTAAAACATAATCCACTGTGACTTCAAAGATCTCATTATTGATTTCATAATCTTCCTACTGTCAATGAACAAGGCTGCAGTTCTTTCACAGAGGtcgcagaagtcacggattccgtgactttccatgaccgcCGTGACTTCCGCAGGGGCTGGTGCGTCTGACTTCAGGGCCACCCGaacagctggccccagggccagctgctcaggcagcccacAGCCAGCAGCACCGGCCACTGCTGGAGTGACCCATGCCCAGCTGCTCCGGcggtccccagggccagccgcaccagccgcTGCTCGGGAGGCCATGGGCCAGCTCTGGGAACTGCCTGAGCAGTGGCTGGTCCCGCAGACCGCCTGAGCAGCGGTCCTGGGGGCGGCCCCCGGGGAGCACCTGAGCAGCAGTCCTGGGCACCAACCCGGAGCCAGCTGAACCAGccactgctcaggcagtcccAGCCAGATGGCTCCAGGGACTACAGAAGCAGCGGCTGGTCCCGGGGACTGCCCaagcagaggttctgggggcagCCCCATGGAGCATCTGAGCAGCTGTcccgggggctggcctggggccagctgcaccggccacTGCTGCGGCCCCGGGCAGCAGAAtagcggccagtgtggctggctcaggggagcaCCTGAGCAGCAGTCCTGGGGGTGCCCTGGGAACTGCCCGAGCAGCAGCAGTCCCCAGGCGGCCGGAGCAGCGGTCCCAGGGTGGCATCCAGAGAGCAGTCCCTGGCAGCAGCGGCTGGGCGGCAGTCAACCCCCACCACTATAGCAGGTCCCACTCTCCCCAGCAGGGCTCCCCCGGAGCAATGGGGCCCCGGAAGtagagatttagtcaggggtatttttggtaaaagtcatggacaggtcacaggccgtggatttttatttattgcccatgacctgtccatgactttttaccaaaaatacccctgACTTAATCTTAGCCTTATCAATGAGAGAAAGATTTTATATATGCAGAGAGCGACAGGCATTGGAATGCATTTTGATCTTACATTGAAAAAGACTTGGCACAGTGAACTGCAGTTTATTTCCAGTCCAGCAGGCCTCTCTGAACTAAGCTATTATAGCATTTTCAAAATGCTCCACTGGAGAAAGTGAAGGAGTAACAGATTTCTGAAGAAATAAACAGTAACATTTTATAATGCGCTAGAGTCCCATTCTGCTCTGCAGCTGCAGGAGTTAACGTGCATTATTCCCCAGAACTATGCACATTACTACTGATTTAGATTATTCTGGTGCAGAAAGTAATAGATCTAATGGAGGCAGAagcattagaaacatagataaaTGTTTTCTAGCTGAAAAAGAATATGTGTTTGAATTTTGGGGGGCatgttaaaaagtaaaataactgGAAaatatgcaacagagggtcctgtggcacctttaggactaacagaagtattgggagcatcagctttcatgggtaagaacctcacttcttcagatgcaaggttcttacccacgaaagcttatgctcccaatatttctgttagtcttaaaggtgccacaggaccctctgttgctttttacagattcagactaacacagctacccctctgatactggaaaaTATGCATAACCGGTCACTGTAATATATGTGAcaacttttattttcctttttttttttttttaatatttatttgtagTTCCAAAGAAGATCCACGGAAGGCACATCTTACCTGCTGTTTGCATTAGCCATGATGGGAAACTGTACTTATGGACTGAGCATTGTTTTAAAGATGCCTGCAGCTGAATCTCTCAGAAACCTCTACTTTTTACACCATCTTCCATGGCTCATTGGGAGCTTTGGAGTGCTATTTCTAGATATTTTTGTATCCTTTTCCAGTTAAAGCAAGAGTTTCTCAAATGTGTGTTTGTAAATATTGGATAATTTCAGATTTAATTGGTATTTTATATGGTTTTTATTCTGCATCTAAACTGATTGTGAaacaacatctttttaaaaatgatttgccCAGTTTTATAAGATGGCCAGTAAATTTGAATAAGGTATCCAAATTAAAGCTGCATTGGATAGCTTTACTTTTTGTAATCAATACACAATGGACCAAATTTTCAGTTTTAGGCGTGCGCAACGGCCCGCCCATTTGTGCATGGCTAATGTGTGTTTAATACGTGAGAAATGCACAAAAATTATTTCCAAGTGCAGATTATAACTGAAACTGgcccatttttaaatatatcttaAATCAGCTTATTGCCAGACTCATCTAGAGGTAAAGGGCAAACATGAAGCATATTaagatatttttgaaaacatAATATGTAGTGAACATACACTGCAGTTGCCCATAAAACTAAGTGCATCGCCAGGGGCACAAACATATGCACCCATGCATTTAAGTGTATCTTAAAGTCAGTTACTATGCTTGAAGAATCATGCACAATAGCACATATTACAACATGGGTTAGCATGCCAGGCTGCTGTAACAGACAGAAAGAGCTTGGTCTTAAATGAACTCTCTTAATTGGGATTTGTATTGTTTGTGTTTCCAGCATGCTAGTTATTGCTATATATGTGCACTCATTCTAGGAAGATAATTGTTCTTACTGATTGCAAATTGTTGAACAATATTGAGCCTTTGTTTCATAAGTCTAGTGAATGGTAACATATTTGTTGGTCTTATCACTCATCATCTGTATAACTATCTACCCCATTATCCTTGCCAGTTAAAATTCCATGTTTTGTCTATAAAGCCAGTCAAAGAACCAGCAGTGCCTTGATGTAGATAAGGAGGGAGAATACAGCAAGTTGTAGGAAAACCAGCCCATTTTATATTGAATTTGGGCTCCTATTTAGTAGCCttatgaatttaagtgcaacACATCCAAGGAGGAGCCTTGGGGCAGGTCTGCACTACAGCCCTgatcgatgctctgagatcgatccaccagtggtcgatttagcgggtctagtgaagacccgccaaatcaacagcagatcgctctcctgtcgatCCCTGTAATCTACCCCCGACAAGAAGAATAAGATAAGTCGacgggagaaaatctcccatcGACCCCCCACGATGTAGACCCCGCGGTAACTCAGCCTAAGgtatgttgactccagctacgttattcacaaaacgcacagtcaacctgtggaactccttgccagaggatgttgtgaaggccaagaccataacagggttaaaaaaagaactagataaattcatggaggatagatccatcaatggctattagccaggatgggcaggaatggtgtccctagcctctgtttgccagaagctgggattgagcgacagggaatggatcacttgatgattacctgttctgttcattccctctggggcacctggtactggccactgtcggaagacaggatactgggctagatggacctttggtctgacccaatagggccattcttatgttcttatgtaggtcgacttaccacagtagtATAGACGTAACCTTGGTTTTGTCACAGCAGAATAGTTTCATGTGAACTAACTTCTTCCATTACTGTACTGCTTTAATCAACTGCACACAGTAGAACTGTAGTATGAGTTTTGGTACACCAAGGCCCTCCCTGCTTAATATTAGATGAAAGGTTCTGTGGATTATTGGCTACTACTGAGATCCCAACAATTGAGTCAATAAATACAGAATTCCAAACCATCTAATTGTATGGAACTCAGAACCTGGATTTTCCAGTTTTCATTTTGCTAAGCATTAGCATTTAAAGGAGGTTTTCTTGACCTGTCTGGATTGAGAACTTCAAGTCAGTAGCTCAAACTAACAAGAGGAAGAGGGATACAATATTTAAAGTGTGAAGTTGGGATAGAGTGAAAAGAAGTCTGAGAATCCGCTTAAAGCATGTAAACAGTTCAACTGTTAAAACTTCAGATTGACTAACTCACTTCTTCACTCAGGATAGCCAACCCTGCTCTGTGCATCCGAAGACATGAAGTTCTAGTAAAAGGTCCTTCACTACATGAACACAGAACTTCACTACAGTGGTAATACACTACTGAGGATAATTTCCTGTTTTGAAATTAAAAGGTGTAGTTTTATTACTGATGACATATTTCTCTAGCATGAGCAGACTGTTACATTTCATGGCTCTTTGCCCTGGTTTGGACATACAAAGCTTTCGTTCCCTAAACAAAGCCCTGAAATATTTGGTCTTAGCTGGAAACATAAAATTGCCTATACttacaaaaaggaaaatcagAATTTGATGCTGATTACCATGACAGTACACTACTTGCATATTTGTACATGCCCTTCCATCATGTATTCCTAAGAGGAACTCTGATATTGGCCACAAACTGCCCAGAATCGCAATGCTTGTGTGCACATGACATTCATTTCTCAGTTTTGACTTGATTAGAGTCTGAATCCAATCCTACTAGTAGTCCTCCAGTTCAAATTATATTGAAAACAGATGCTTCCAACCTGGCTTGGGGAATTTGAAGAAACTTTGTAATCAagagaaaaggagaaacaaaAGCAGACCTCCTGCCTTGAGACGTCCTCAAGATATGGAAATAAGTGCTTTCCAAAGAGAGCTTCATTACTGTTTGTTGCAGAAAATCCTAGCAAACTCACACACCACATTAGACAGTCATGAGTAAATCAGAAAGAGGTAAGCAGGATCTTTCTTGATCATTGGGAACAGAGGGAGTTGGAATAGAAAGCTCCCAATCTTCAGAGGAGAAGAGATGTCTCAGTTGTGTAAAATCACTGCCTTTGAGTGATTAACTTCCTTTTCTGGTTGTTAATTtctgagaacatccacagttataTTAGATGGGATACAAAGCAGCATGCAGCTAGGACAAAACCAACCTTTAACTGACTGAGTTAGGATTATGCTTCCCCTGTCAGCCAGTTACTCCATAACTTTCTGCTATTGAATTTTTGCACATATGTCTGTTGCAGTGGCAGCTGAAGTTAGCCAAGAGACTAGTCCCTAGACTGAAATGGCTGGGGGAGGGCATTCTCAGTAGGTCAGTTGGGATTCTGGAACTTTCTTCCCAGTTGTCCAGGTTTGTTTCCTATTTAGTGACATTGGAAGAGTCATGACTCTTCACTGGCTTTTGGTTGAGGTACAGGGTTGGGTTGGCATAAGAGTTTGGTTGAGTGTGCAGTTACTTTAGCTTCATCATAAAGTActataaaatgcaaaatattagagTAGTTAatgcccagttctgccctcaaACACATGGATGCTGCTTTAACTGATTTCCCTGGAGATTTAGTTCAGTGGGAGATCTATCCATGTAGCTGATGGACAGAATTGGGCCATTAGGTTTCCACCTTGAAACCTCCCAACCAGCCCCATTTGAACCTTTTTATGTCTTTATCTGTAAATTGAATCCCTAAAACAATGCCTTGTGCCTAGATTAGACAGACCCTAGTACAGAGATTTTCCCCCCATCTCTGCTTTATTTGCCAGGCAGTACTTTAGGTCCGGCCTTTGTCAGCAAACTACATTGAAATGCTGCATAGTTATTTGCAGATTACATTGTTACTAGAGGGCCAAAAATAAGTATAGTCAGCCAGAGCTAAGCAACAATAGCCAGAGTCTTATCAGTCCTGCCTCTTGTGATTTGCAAGGCAACTGTTTGGAATTCATTATATACTTTTACAAAACCTCATTGTGTTGTAATTCAGTTACATCATGCAGAGAATCTAAGCCTGACCTGGCAATTCAGCAAGGGCAGTTTCCCAACTGAGCATACAACTTTCTCCTCTCTCAGCATCTGTTTTTCTCAGGATGGTTTCATATATCACGTATTGCACATTAATATCTTTATATACTTAGAAAACAAATTTTTGACCCATTAGTTCACAGTGACTGTCCAAGACTTGGTTCTGTCAATTTAGTATGGCTATGAGCCAGCCAAGCTGTCTGC
This genomic interval from Malaclemys terrapin pileata isolate rMalTer1 chromosome 9, rMalTer1.hap1, whole genome shotgun sequence contains the following:
- the LOC128842949 gene encoding lysosomal amino acid transporter 1 homolog isoform X3; amino-acid sequence: MGQIYVAYQNGKVDQALSLGFLLCWIGGDLTNFIGCYLTNQLPIQLVTAIFYVNMDIIVISQFAYYKLKNQKTTKCMSFQRGLNGGSINLKNFCVTWVLMCITLCVILPSQLLLRNQDQSTVLEASKNTLGMIEMSGFICGYVSCMFYLGSRFPQLYKNFQRRSTEGTSYLLFALAMMGNCTYGLSIVLKMPAAESLRNLYFLHHLPWLIGSFGVLFLDIFMTAQFIMYRKQNKRRPSLVALEVEPLLVNEEDS